Below is a genomic region from Desulfuromonadaceae bacterium.
CCAGGCGATCACACCGCTGCACTGGAGCGGTCTGCTGACTACCTTTATCTGCGGTGGCATCGTCGGTCTCGAACGACAACTGTGTGGCAAACCGGCAGGAATCCGGACCAGCACACTGATCTGTATGGGCACCTATATCTTTGTGGTCGCGGGGGTGTCGATTGCCGGAGAGATGGGCGATCCGTCACGGGTGATCGGGCAGGTGGTCACCGGCATCGGGTTCCTTGGTGCCGGGGTTATTCTGACCCGCGAAGGCGCGGTGCTGGGAGTGACCTCGGCGGCGACCATCTGGGTGCTGGCAGCGATCGGGGTGCTCGCCGGAGAGGGGCGCAATGTTGCCGCGATTGTTGCCGCCGTGTTGACTGTCGGGGTTCTGGTCGGGGTCAATATCCTCGAATCGGTGTTCATCAGTCTGCAACGCGGCGTTCACGGACATATTCAGAAATTGCGTCGCCGCGGGGATGACGCGGGGAACTGAAGCGGTTTTATTCCGGGATGAAGTGCAGTGCCAGCCAGAGCGTATCGG
It encodes:
- a CDS encoding MgtC/SapB family protein, producing the protein MIDTTVFLQLDQAITPLHWSGLLTTFICGGIVGLERQLCGKPAGIRTSTLICMGTYIFVVAGVSIAGEMGDPSRVIGQVVTGIGFLGAGVILTREGAVLGVTSAATIWVLAAIGVLAGEGRNVAAIVAAVLTVGVLVGVNILESVFISLQRGVHGHIQKLRRRGDDAGN